The sequence CACGGTGCTGGTGGACGGCCGGCGTGAACACGCCTGCAAACTTGCCGTGGAGGACGTTGCCGGTCGATCGGTCCTGACCATCGAAGGCCTCGGCCGCGAAGGTCGGCTGCACCCGGTACAGGAAGCCTTCCTGGCCGAACATGCATTCCAGTGCGGTTACTGCACGCCCGGCATGATCCTCGCCACCGTGGCTCTGCTTCAGCGGCATCCCCGGCCCACGGACGCGCAAATCCGCCAGTGGCTGAATGGGAACCTCTGTCGTTGCTGCGGTTACCCGCGCATCCTTCGCGCGGTGCAGCGCGCAGCTCAACTGTGGCACCGCTGACGTCATGAACCACGCTCCGACCTCGACTCATCCCCACTCCCTCCCACCCGACCCGCCCGGCCCGACCTTCACGCCAGCCGACCGGCCGGGGATGGATCGCCGGCAGTTCCTTCAATGGCTGGGGGCCGGCGTGCTGTGGATGGTTACCGGGACGCGCGTGTGGGCCCAGGTACGGCGTGGCGGTTTGCGCGGCGACCGGTTGCCGCTGCAGGCGCGACTCCACCTCGGCGTGGACGGCTCCATTACGGTCTTTTGCGGCAAGGTGGAATGTGGCCAGGGAGCACGGGCCGAGATTGTTCAGGCCGCGGCCGAGGAGCTCCACGTGTCGCCCGCAAAGGTCCGCGTCCTCATGGCCGACACGGCCGAGGTACCCGATGACGGCATCACGGCCGGCAGCCGCACCACGCCGTCCACCGTACCCCACGTTCGGCGCGCCGCGGCTGCCGCCCGGCAATGGTTGTGTCGCCTGGCTGCCCGTCAATGGGAGGTGGATGCCTCCGCACTTTCGGTCCGGGACGGACAAGTCCGGCACCCGCACCGAAACCTGGTGTTCACTTACGCCGATGCCGCCCGGCACGCCGCCCGGGATTCCGCATGGTCAGAGCCCGTCCCCGCCGACATCCCATTGACCCCGACACCCGACTGGCAGGTCATGGGCCGGAGCCTCGCCCGGCCCAACGCACTGGATGTGGTGACAGGACGGCATTGTTACCCGTCGGACCTGCGTCGGCCCGGACTGTTGTACGGGGCGGTGTTGCGGCCACCCGCCTGGGGGGCTCGACTTGAATCCGTGGAGCTGCAGGCGGCGGTAAAGGCCGTGCCCGGCGTGGTGGTCGTACGGGAGGGCGACTTCGTGGGTGTGGCTGCATCCACCACCGCCGAGGCGCGTCGGGCCGTGGAAACACTGGCGGCCACGGCTCGCTGGACCGTGCCCTCCGAAGCACCATCCAGCCGCGGGTTGTCCGAATACCTGCGTCAACACCTCCAGGAGCCGGTCCCGCCCAATCCGTTTCGGGCGACGTGGGAAAGCGCACCGCACCGGTTTCGCGCCACCTACAACGTGGCCTACGTACAACACGTCCCCATGGAGACGCGGGCCGCTCTGGCGGAATGGGAAGGCGACAACCTCACCGTCTGGCTCGGCACCCAAAACCCGTTCGGCTGCCGCAACGAGCTGGCGCGAGCCCTGGGCGTGCCGTTGGAGAAGGTGCGGGTGGTGGTCCCGGACTTTGGAGGTGGTTTCGGTGGAAAACATACGGCCGAGGCGGGCATCGAAGCGGCGCGTCTGGCGCGGGCCGCCAACCGCCCCGTGCTCGTCCACTGGACGCGCGAGGAAGAATTCACCTGGGCCTATTACCGACCGGCTGCGGTCATCGACGTCGAGGCCAGCCTGGACAGCCGGGGCCGCCTGACAAGCTGGTATTTTGTGAATCTGAACTCCGGCCCGGCGGCGTTGGACACCCCGTACGACGTGAGGCAATCCCTCTGTCGTTACGTCCCGGCGCGGGCGCCACTCCGGCAGGGGTCCTACCGTGCCCTGGCCGCCACGGCCAACCATTTCGCCCGCGAATCCGCCATGGACGAACTGGCGGCGCTGGTTGAAGCCGATCCGCTCGAATTCCGTCTCCGTCACCTGCCGGAAGGCCGGCTGCGTACCGTACTGGAGGAAGCTGCCCGCCGGTTCGATTGGACCGGGCGTCGTCGCACGGCCGCGCCGGGCACGGGGTTCGGCCTGGCTTGCGGCACCGAGAAAGGGTCTTTCGTGGCAGCCTGCGTGGAGGTGACGGTGGACGAACCGGCCGGCCGTATCGAAGTCCGCAGGATCTGCCAGGTTTTCGAATGCGGGGCCATCGTCAACCCGGACAACCTGCGCGCCCAGGTCGAGGGTTGCATCCTCATGGGCTTGGGACCGGCCCTGTGGGAGGAGGTGCGTTTTGCCAACGGGCGGCCTGCCAACGCCGCCCTGAGCCGGTACCGTGTGCCGCGGATTACCGATGTGCCCGAACTCGAGATCCATCTGTTGAACCGACCGGACCTGTCCCCGGCGGGTGGAGGTGAGACCCCCATCGTGGCCGTGGCGCCGGCCATTGCCAACGCCGTTGCCCACGCCACGGGCCGACGGATTCGGCAAATGCCGCTCCGATGGGAGACCGCAGCCTCATCCCCATGACCTGTGCCCTTCTGCTGGCGGCGGGGCGATCGCGCCGGATGGGCGCGCCGAAATTGTTGTTGCCGTGGAAGGGCGGCACGGTCCTTCGAACCGTGGCCACCGCGTTTCTTGACGCCGGCGTGGACCGTGTGATTGTGGTGACGCCTCCGGATGCGGCCGACCTGCGCGAGGCTTTGACCGGGCTGGCCGTGCATTGGGCGGTGAATCCCGGGCCGGACGGTGAAATGCTGGAGTCGGTTCGTTGCGGGCTGGCAGCTGCACCGGACTGCGTACGGACCTGTTTGGTCAGTCCGGCGGACCTGCCCTTGTTGCACGCACCGTTGATCCGCGCCCTGCTCGAGGCCCATGAAAAGCGCGGAGCGCGCCTTACCGTGCCGGTATGGCAGGGTCGCCGCGGTCATCCGCTGATCTTCGATGCCTCGTTGCGTGAGGAAGTGATGACGTCGCACGACGGAGTTGGCTTGCGCGGGCTGCTCCAAACCCACGCCACCGAGGTGTTCGAATGGCCTGCGCCCGACCCCTCGCCCTGTGAGGACCTCGACACCCGCGAGGACTACGAGAGGCTCCGGCGCACATCCATATGACCGCATGGGTGATCCGCGCCGCGGCTTGTGGCCGACGGCCGTGGACACGCGCTTCCATCCGGCCCGCCAGCCCCGCAAGGCACTGCCCGTTGCGCCGACGACCCACTTCGCTCCCGGTCCGAATTACCCATTCACCCGGACAAAACCGGCGGGAACGGCCCGAGGTTGTCCGTGAATCCGCCGAGGCGGCCGGGCTGGCCGGAGACCGCCGCCGCCGCGTCCGGCTCAGCCTGCCGGGCGTTGTCGTGGCCGGTTCGGACGCCGGTGCACACGCGGCCTGCCGGAACGCATGAAATACCGGCTCGCGTGGGGAGCGGAGTCCGTGGGGCCGCAGGGCATGTCCGGTCCGGGCTGCCGCAGCGGCATGGGAAGTGAGGCTGAAGGGCCCCGCCGCACGAATGGGAAATTGGTCCGTTGATGCGGGGCCGTGGCCGGGCGCACCGACCAAACCGCAGGCCGGGCCTGCCACGGGCGTTTCTTCAGGCCGGGAGGTCGGGTGTTACATCTCTGCTCAACCCGCGGTTGGAGGGGAGGGAGAGCTTGCACCGGCCGAATCGGCCGGGGCGGTTGAGGTCACCCCCTCCGGCTTGTTAGCGGGGTTGCGGGCGTCGAGGAACTTGCGCAGCTCCGAGGCCAGGCGCGGTCCGAACCCGGGGACCTCGGCGATTTCTTCGACCGTGGCCTGGCGCAGGCGTTGGACCGACCCAAAATGTTTGAGCAGGGCGGCCTTTCGGACGGGGCCGATGCCCGGGAATTCGTCCAGCACGCTTTCGGAGATTTTGCGGAGCCGTAGCTGGGCGTTGTAGGCGTTGGCCACCCGATGCGATTCGTCCCGGATCCGCTGGAGCAGTTTCAGCGCCGGATGATCCAGGCCAAGCCGCAACGGTTCGCTCTCCCCGGGGCGATAGATTTCCTCGAATTCCTTGGCCAGGCCGATGACCGGAATGTGACCCAGACCGAGCTTCTCCAGCTCGGCCCTGGCTGCGTTGAGCTGGCCCTTGCCGCCGTCGATCAGGATGAGGTCGGGCAGACCCGCCGGGGCGGGTCGTTCGGCGGTACGGCCCTCGCGCACCGCCCGGCTTGTTTCCTGGATGAGTTGTTGCAGTTCAGCCGGGACGGGGTCGACCCCTTCCGCATCGTCCGGGACGGCCTCCCCTCCGGCAGCGCGACTGGGATTGTCCGGATGAAGCTCCTGGAGAAGGCGACGGTACCGGCGACGCACCGCCTCGGCCATGCAGGCGAAATCGTCCTGGCCTTCCACGGTCTTGATTTGCAACCGGCGGTAGTGGGCGCGGTCGGGCCGACCCCGACGAAATCGGACCACGCTGGCCACCTTGAGCGAACCGCTGATGTTGGAGATGTCGAATCCATCAATGCGCTCGGGCGGAGCGGGCAGGCCCAGGACTTCCGCCAGCGCGGCCAGGTCCCGTTCCGGATCCACGGCCACGGGCAGGCTGTAGGGGATGCGTTCAAACCGTTCCTGCTTGCGGGTGGTTTCCCGCAGGGCAAAGAGGAGGTCGCGCAGGTGGGCGGCCCGTTCGTATTCCTGCTTCGCGGCGGCCTCGCGCATGGCCGCTTCCAACTGGCTTTCCACCTCGCGACACCGTCCCTGGAGAAACTCACACGCCGCCAGCACCTGCTGCCGGTATTGCTCGGCCGTGACGTTGCCAATGCAGGGGGCGGTACAGTGCTGGAGATGCGCGTAAAGACAGTGGCGGTAATCGGCCTCCGTGGGTGTGAGCGGCGTGCACCCGCGCAGGTGAAAGCGCCGCCGCACGAGGTCCATGACCTGCCGGAGCGCGGTGGAACTGGGGAAGGGCCCGAAATAGAGCGAGCCGTCCGGGGCACGGATCCGGGTGAAGGTGAATCGCGGGATGGGATCGTTGAGGTTCACCTTCACCATGAGGAAACGCTTGTCGTCGCGGAAACTGACGTTGTAACGGGGCTTGAACTCCTTGATGAGCTTGCCCTCCAACAGCAACGCCTCGGGCTCGCTCCGGACGACGTGGACGTCGAAGTCGTGGATGCTCTCGATCAGGGCCGTCAACTTGGGGTCCCAGGCCATCCGGTGGGAGGGATGGAAATACTGACTCAGCCGCTTGCGCAGGTCCCGGGCCTTCCCCACGTAGATGACCGTGCCCAGCCGGTCCTTCATCAAGTACACCCCCGGCCGATGCGGCACGGTCCGCAGTTTCTCCCGCAAATGTTCCGACACCGTCATGGCAATGAACCGGTCCGGTCCGACAGGCTCAAACCCCGGGCGCCTGCCGAAGGCTGTCCCCGCCCGACCCTTGCCGGAATACCGTGCGGCGGAGGGCGGTGTCCTGATCGCATGGTTCGGGTGTTCATCCCGGTCCTTTGGAAATCGCACGGGCCGGCGCGGCTGATCGGTTGAGCCGGTGACCGACCCTCTCTTTTCCGTGGCCACCGTAGCACGAAAAACCGGGGCCGGGCAAATGCAGTCCCCGTGCCCCTTCAGTCCCTGGCCGGGATGCCGCCCCGGAGCGCGGCGTGCTACAGTGGGTTTGTGCAACGGATTCTCAAGGCCTGTCGCCAACGCCTGGAAACGCTGGCCCGACAGTTCGGTGCGCGCCAACCCGAACGTGCCGTGGCCTTGTGGATGGAAAAGGCCCGGCAACAAAGCCGGGACCAGGGCCTGCCCTTGAGCCAGGCCCTGGTGCTCCTCGACGCTCAGCTCCAGGCACGCTGGCGCAGATACCAGTGGCGTCGGCAGGGCCGGCCCCTCCCGCCCACGGGCACCTGGCTGCTCTACTGCGACGCGGGTTTGGGCGGGTTGGCCCGGTGGCTGTGGGCCGCCGGCCAGCGGGCCGTCTGGTGTCGGGAAACCGACGACACCCGCCTGATCCAGAAAGCCCTCAGGGCGGGCGCGGTGCTGTTGACTCCCGACAGCCTGCTGCTGGAACGACGCATCATTCGGACCGGGCGATTGCCCACGCTGTGGGTTCCGCCCACGCTCCGCGTACCCGACCAACTGAAACTGGTTTTTGAACAACTGGCGCTGCGCGTGGCGCAGCCCCGATGCATGCGCTGCGGAGGGGCGCTGGTTCCGGTGGCCAAGGCCGCCGTGGCGGATCGGATCCCACCTCGAACCGCCCTGTGGTTGGACCAGTACTTCCTGTGCGAGGACTGCGACGGACTCTTCTGGCGGGGCACCCATTGGCAGCGAATTCGCCGCCAACTCCAGGCACTCGGGTTGCCAGGGGCCGCAGAGATTTGACCGCCCCGGCGCCTGCCGAGCCGACCGCCCCGCGGCCGGCTTCGGTCCCGGCTCGCCTCCGGCATGACCTCTCCCCGTGAATGGCCCCGCGCACTTTCCACGGCCGGCGGTCCGGGCCCGCAGGGGAGTTCAGCGGTCGGCGCCATGCTCGCCAGACGCGTTTTTGCACTTGCACGGAGTGGCAACCGGGGGAACGATAGGGTCGGCACGGCTTGCGGACGGACAAGGCCGTCCCGAAGGGGTGCGCGGTTAGCTCAGTTGGTAGAGCACCAGCTCGACACGCTGGGGGTCGCAAGTTCGAGTCTTGCACCGCGCACCAATTTATTTTTGCGCCGGTTTTGCTTCCTGCGGCCGCTCAGATGGCCAACCAGCGGGACTTGCCGCGGCGGCGGCCCGGACCTGCAGTTCGGTGGCCACCCGGCGTGTCTTGAGTTGCAACCGCCAGCGTGTGGCCCCATGCCCACGATGGAGTCGGTGTCGTGGCATGCCATGACGTTGGCTGCCGCTGGACCACGGCCGGGATGGGCCATGGTTCATCCTGTCCAGAGGGTCCGAGGATCCCCGGAACTGCGCGCCGCCCAGAGCCGCAGGATACCCCGGGAACGTCCGCAAAGCGGGGGTGCGCCCTTGCGAGGGGTGTCAAGCCGGATGGGTAACCGCCGCGCTGTTGAGGAAAGTTGAGCGAGCCAGGGCTCTCGCGAACCACACCAGCGGGCAGTCTTTTGCCCTCGACGGGCGATTCCAACGAGCCACCAACGCAGCCCTTCATGGCCGCACTGCCGTTGGCCAGGTTTGGCCATCAGGTCGGGAAGATCCTTCAGGTTCGCGTTTGACAGGGTGGTGGGCGCAGCTTAGGTTCGGCTCCAGCGTCGTATGGCCGAGAACATTCCAAATCTGCCGGGCGGGGCTGTACCCCCAAAGAAGGAGACAGGCAAGGTTCAGCCCAAGAAGGAGACGGTGCGCATCACGTTGCCGCCCAAGCCGACGGCTGCGCCCACCATCAAGCTGCCCACGCTGCCGCCGGCCGGACCGGGCGCCGCAGCTCGTCCTCCGGTTCCTCCGGCCCCGGCCCCCGCGACCGGCGCCACCGCCGCTCCGGCTGCCCCCGCCGCTGCCACCGCTGCTCCTGCTGCCGGGGCGCGCCCGGCTCCCGCAGCACCGGCCGCTGCTCCGGCGGCTGCACGGCCGGCCGCCGCGCCCGTGGTTCAACGGGCACCGGTGGCTCCGACCGTGTCGGGTTTGGAACAGGGCCTCGCCATCGGCGCCATTGTGGCGGGGGTTCTCGCGTTGCTTTCGGTGGTTTACCTGGGCTTTTTGTTTCCGCTGGATTGATGCGGCCGGGAACCGGCGCAGCGGAGGTTGTACCATCGTCATTGACAGGAGTTGTACCGCATGGCTTCCCCGTTGATCGTCACGTTGACACAGCAGAACTTTGAGCAGGAGGTGTTGAAATCTTCCACCCCGATCCTGGTGGATTTCTGGGCCACTTGGTGCGGTCCTTGCAAGATGATCGCCCCGCTGCTGGATGAACTGGCTCAGGAGTACGAGGGCCGGGTCCGCATCGGCAAAGTGGATGTGGACCAGGAAAGCCAGCTGGCCGTACAATATGGTGTCCAGGCGATCCCGACCCTGCTTCTGTTTAAGGACGGCCAGGTGATCGGCCAACTGGTGGGTGCCAAGGGCAAGCGGGACATCCAGGCGCTCATGGACCGCGCGTTGTCCTGAGGCCGGGAGCCGGCGGGCGCGCGTCCGTGGGCAGGCGGATCGCAGGACACGCGTTTCCCCGTGGTGCAAATAGGGCTCGTTCGACAAACCGGCAGGGCCATCCCGGGTCTTCTCAAGGAATCTCACAGCCGAATTGCCCCGGACAGGGATTCGTCACGACGCGGTTGCGGGCGGGTTGTTCCGTCTTGCGGGTCGGCCGGTTGAACGGTGCAGGCCGGAGGGACGAGTCCCTACTCGAATCCTCAACGGCTTGGAAAGGCCAGGGCACGGGCTTGCGTAGCTGGCCAACGGCGCGGCTTTTGGTTCCGGATGGGATCGAGGGACCAATCGGCACCGGGACCAAGATCTCAGCTGCCGGAGGGTGAATTCCCGGGTTTGGCCTCCTCGAGTTTTTGAAGGTCTTCCTGCAGGAACCGGGCAACGTCTTTGAACCGGGCCTCGTTGGCCGGGTTGATGGACATGAGGGTCTGATGAGCTTCGAGGCTGGTGCGGGCCAGTTCAACGCGGTCGGCACCGCCGCCCCCGAGGGTGGTTTCGGTGGTTTCCCCGCCGGCGGGTAGGGTTCTCGGTTCCTGGACGATGTGCAGGTACTCGGTCACGCCGAGGCTTTCAATCAACTGGGCCACACGAGGGGTGGGATTGATCAGGTCCACGCCAGCCTGTGGGTCTCCACTCTGGTGGAGCTGGATGCCCAGCCGACAGAGCAACCCTAGAAACGTGCTGTCCAGGAGAATGCAATCGCTCATGTCCACTTTGAACCGACGGTACCCCTTCTGGAGCAAACCCTGGACCACGGCCTTGAAGTCGGGCGCCGCGGCAAAATTGGCATGCCCGGTAATGCGGAGCCAAACCTCGCGCCCGTTGACCATTACCATGACCTTGGCCGGAGGCAAACTCATGTTGCGATCGGTTCCAACCGGGCCCCCGTTCCGGTTTGGGGCCCGGCCATGATCCGCACCAACAATTGTTGGAGCAGCAGGTCGGGATCGAGCCGGCTGCTGACCAATGCCCGGTTGCATTCCACCAGGTACTTCATCGCCCGGATCAGTTCGTCCCTTGAGTAATTTTGGGCATCCCGAAGGGCCTTGTGGAGGACGAAGGGATGAATGGAGAGCGGGTTGAGGCGCCGGTCACCGGGCAAAAGGTCGGTGGACACTTTTTGGAGCCGCGCCTTGAACGAGTTGTAGTCGAGGCGCGGGTGCACCCAGCCGCGGTCGGCCAGCTCGCGGGCCAGCAACATGGCCCGGACCTTGGTGACCAGCCCGTAAAGCAGGCCGATGCCGGTACGGTCGGTTTCACCTGCGGCGGAGCGTCGTTCCTCGGCCAGGCAGCGGAGTGCTCGCGGCAGGTCCCGGGCGCCCACGGCGTCGGCCAGGGCAAACGCCTGGGCGGTACGATTGCGGACCGTGACGGCCTCAACGTCCTGGAGCGTGATTCGGGTCCGCGGGGCCGTGTAAAGGCAGAGCTTTTCCAATTCGCTGCGCAGCAAGGGCAGGGAAGGACCGACCTGGCTGATGAAAGCGACCAGGGCATCCTCCTCGATTTCGTAACCGGAATCGCGCAGGCGATTCCGAACCCAGAGGGCGGCCCGCTCCGGCCAGTCCCGGTCGTCCGGCGACCAGCCGGTGTGGACCTCGACGCGGCCGATCTGGTCCAGGACCTTGAAGAAACCGCGGCGCCGATCCACCTTTCCGGCGCTGATCAGGAAGCGGACTCCCCGCCAGTCAAACTGCTGCAGTTCCCGCGCCCACTTGTTCAGCGCCTCGGTCACGGCGGCACTATCGCCCGGCCGCTCCGCGCCCAGAAAGGTGCAGTTGCGCAGCCAGACCACCTTGGTGAACCCCGGCAGTGGCAACGTCTGTAGCGCCTGCCGGGTCTGTTCGATCACCTTGAGGGCTTCGGCGGCCGTGGCCACGGCGCCATCGACGACTTCGTCCCCCAACTGACGCCCTCCGCCCCAGGCCTCGAAAATGGCCCGGGCACGCTCCTTCACGGTGACTTCATCGTCACCGCAGACAAGAACAACGGCGGCGTCGGGTACGGCAGGGCGCGACATGGCTTCGGCGGGCCCGGCGGGGCGGGATCACTCCAGCTCTTCCTGGTCGTTGATCCTCTGGAGGTGTTCACTCATGTCCTCCATCTGGTCGAAGAGCGAGCGGGTGACGTACATGGGGGCCTTGAGCGCCACGGCCAGCGCAAGGCAATCGCTGGGCCGGGCATCCACTTCGACCAGTTTCCGTCCCAGTTCGTTTTCCTGCTGGAGGATCAACCGGGCGTAGAAGGTCTGGTTCTTCAGTTCGGTGATGACGATGCGTTCGACGCTGATGCCGAAGCCCTTGAAAATGCTGAGCATCAGATGATGCGTCAGGGGCCGTTCCGGGACCCGCTGATGAATGAAATCGCTGATGGTCTTGCCCATCCACGGGTCCACGTTGATGATGAAGACCTTGTCCTCGTTCCCGATGAACAGGGCGCAACCACTTTGATTGGGCCAAAGCCCGCGGATCTGCACTGGCACGACCCCGTGCTTCATGGCGTCAACCTAGGCCCTTCCCATCCAAAAAACAAGCCCACCGGGCGGGCACGCCAGGGGATTCTCCCAATGACCCGGGCCTGCAACGGACCCGGAACCTACCGCGGCCGCGCATGCACGAAGGGGACCATTCCTGCCGCGAGACCCCCGTGGGACTTCGAGGTTCACACCACTCCTTCGATCCCCGGCAACAACCCCGTCTTTCAATTCCCGGCCCGCTTGCAGGCGCCCTGGGAGACCGGGGATCCGATGGGTTGCCCGCCACATTTCCCCAGGGCTGCATGGGCCCTGATCGGGGGCCGTTCAACGCCCGGGTTCCCTGGAACCTCCCATCCGCCCGCCAACCTGGACGCCGACAG is a genomic window of Limisphaera ngatamarikiensis containing:
- a CDS encoding excinuclease ABC subunit UvrC; this translates as MTVSEHLREKLRTVPHRPGVYLMKDRLGTVIYVGKARDLRKRLSQYFHPSHRMAWDPKLTALIESIHDFDVHVVRSEPEALLLEGKLIKEFKPRYNVSFRDDKRFLMVKVNLNDPIPRFTFTRIRAPDGSLYFGPFPSSTALRQVMDLVRRRFHLRGCTPLTPTEADYRHCLYAHLQHCTAPCIGNVTAEQYRQQVLAACEFLQGRCREVESQLEAAMREAAAKQEYERAAHLRDLLFALRETTRKQERFERIPYSLPVAVDPERDLAALAEVLGLPAPPERIDGFDISNISGSLKVASVVRFRRGRPDRAHYRRLQIKTVEGQDDFACMAEAVRRRYRRLLQELHPDNPSRAAGGEAVPDDAEGVDPVPAELQQLIQETSRAVREGRTAERPAPAGLPDLILIDGGKGQLNAARAELEKLGLGHIPVIGLAKEFEEIYRPGESEPLRLGLDHPALKLLQRIRDESHRVANAYNAQLRLRKISESVLDEFPGIGPVRKAALLKHFGSVQRLRQATVEEIAEVPGFGPRLASELRKFLDARNPANKPEGVTSTAPADSAGASSPSPPTAG
- the holA gene encoding DNA polymerase III subunit delta codes for the protein MSRPAVPDAAVVLVCGDDEVTVKERARAIFEAWGGGRQLGDEVVDGAVATAAEALKVIEQTRQALQTLPLPGFTKVVWLRNCTFLGAERPGDSAAVTEALNKWARELQQFDWRGVRFLISAGKVDRRRGFFKVLDQIGRVEVHTGWSPDDRDWPERAALWVRNRLRDSGYEIEEDALVAFISQVGPSLPLLRSELEKLCLYTAPRTRITLQDVEAVTVRNRTAQAFALADAVGARDLPRALRCLAEERRSAAGETDRTGIGLLYGLVTKVRAMLLARELADRGWVHPRLDYNSFKARLQKVSTDLLPGDRRLNPLSIHPFVLHKALRDAQNYSRDELIRAMKYLVECNRALVSSRLDPDLLLQQLLVRIMAGPQTGTGARLEPIAT
- the trxA gene encoding thioredoxin, which translates into the protein MASPLIVTLTQQNFEQEVLKSSTPILVDFWATWCGPCKMIAPLLDELAQEYEGRVRIGKVDVDQESQLAVQYGVQAIPTLLLFKDGQVIGQLVGAKGKRDIQALMDRALS
- a CDS encoding STAS domain-containing protein encodes the protein MSLPPAKVMVMVNGREVWLRITGHANFAAAPDFKAVVQGLLQKGYRRFKVDMSDCILLDSTFLGLLCRLGIQLHQSGDPQAGVDLINPTPRVAQLIESLGVTEYLHIVQEPRTLPAGGETTETTLGGGGADRVELARTSLEAHQTLMSINPANEARFKDVARFLQEDLQKLEEAKPGNSPSGS
- a CDS encoding Mut7-C RNAse domain-containing protein; the encoded protein is MQRILKACRQRLETLARQFGARQPERAVALWMEKARQQSRDQGLPLSQALVLLDAQLQARWRRYQWRRQGRPLPPTGTWLLYCDAGLGGLARWLWAAGQRAVWCRETDDTRLIQKALRAGAVLLTPDSLLLERRIIRTGRLPTLWVPPTLRVPDQLKLVFEQLALRVAQPRCMRCGGALVPVAKAAVADRIPPRTALWLDQYFLCEDCDGLFWRGTHWQRIRRQLQALGLPGAAEI
- a CDS encoding (2Fe-2S)-binding protein, with amino-acid sequence MTEPVPAMKRSYELVINGETRTVMSEPGRTLLEVLREDLGLTGTKYGCGEGQCGACTVLVDGRREHACKLAVEDVAGRSVLTIEGLGREGRLHPVQEAFLAEHAFQCGYCTPGMILATVALLQRHPRPTDAQIRQWLNGNLCRCCGYPRILRAVQRAAQLWHR
- a CDS encoding xanthine dehydrogenase family protein molybdopterin-binding subunit; its protein translation is MNHAPTSTHPHSLPPDPPGPTFTPADRPGMDRRQFLQWLGAGVLWMVTGTRVWAQVRRGGLRGDRLPLQARLHLGVDGSITVFCGKVECGQGARAEIVQAAAEELHVSPAKVRVLMADTAEVPDDGITAGSRTTPSTVPHVRRAAAAARQWLCRLAARQWEVDASALSVRDGQVRHPHRNLVFTYADAARHAARDSAWSEPVPADIPLTPTPDWQVMGRSLARPNALDVVTGRHCYPSDLRRPGLLYGAVLRPPAWGARLESVELQAAVKAVPGVVVVREGDFVGVAASTTAEARRAVETLAATARWTVPSEAPSSRGLSEYLRQHLQEPVPPNPFRATWESAPHRFRATYNVAYVQHVPMETRAALAEWEGDNLTVWLGTQNPFGCRNELARALGVPLEKVRVVVPDFGGGFGGKHTAEAGIEAARLARAANRPVLVHWTREEEFTWAYYRPAAVIDVEASLDSRGRLTSWYFVNLNSGPAALDTPYDVRQSLCRYVPARAPLRQGSYRALAATANHFARESAMDELAALVEADPLEFRLRHLPEGRLRTVLEEAARRFDWTGRRRTAAPGTGFGLACGTEKGSFVAACVEVTVDEPAGRIEVRRICQVFECGAIVNPDNLRAQVEGCILMGLGPALWEEVRFANGRPANAALSRYRVPRITDVPELEIHLLNRPDLSPAGGGETPIVAVAPAIANAVAHATGRRIRQMPLRWETAASSP
- a CDS encoding bifunctional nuclease family protein; this encodes MKHGVVPVQIRGLWPNQSGCALFIGNEDKVFIINVDPWMGKTISDFIHQRVPERPLTHHLMLSIFKGFGISVERIVITELKNQTFYARLILQQENELGRKLVEVDARPSDCLALAVALKAPMYVTRSLFDQMEDMSEHLQRINDQEELE
- a CDS encoding nucleotidyltransferase family protein, which encodes MTCALLLAAGRSRRMGAPKLLLPWKGGTVLRTVATAFLDAGVDRVIVVTPPDAADLREALTGLAVHWAVNPGPDGEMLESVRCGLAAAPDCVRTCLVSPADLPLLHAPLIRALLEAHEKRGARLTVPVWQGRRGHPLIFDASLREEVMTSHDGVGLRGLLQTHATEVFEWPAPDPSPCEDLDTREDYERLRRTSI